Proteins from one Coffea arabica cultivar ET-39 chromosome 8c, Coffea Arabica ET-39 HiFi, whole genome shotgun sequence genomic window:
- the LOC140013418 gene encoding uncharacterized protein — MAEYEACIFGLKMALEMEVKELIAFSDSDLLVHQMLKQWITKDSKILLTLIKHLAIALGTMILRSSSKSGLTLQKLLQNDKGFLRRMASKFFLNGEVLYKRTSDLNLLRCIDEDEA; from the exons ATGGCTGAGTATGAAGCCTGTATCTTTGGTCTTaaaatggctttggaaatgGAAGTTAAAGAGTTGATAGCCTTCAGTGATTCGGATTTACTTGTGCACCAAATgttgaagcagtggataaccaaagattccaAAATCTTGCTCACTCTG ATAAAACATCTGGCAATAGCCCTTGGTACAATGATATTAAGGAGTTCATCAAAATCGGGTCTTACCCTCCAGAAGCTACTGCAAAATGACAAGGGTTTCCTGCGTAGAATGGCCTCGaagtttttcttaaatggagagGTATTGTACAAAAGGActtcagatttgaacctcttaaGGTGCATCGATGAGGATGAAGCTTAA